The following are encoded together in the Candidatus Margulisiibacteriota bacterium genome:
- a CDS encoding 4Fe-4S ferredoxin, translated as MVLRKFIDIDEAKCDGCGNCVVACAEGALRIIDGKARVIKEQFCDGLGACIGECPKDALKIVTRDVARFDETAVEKHLKENRKVCPGTAVHEFRDTPVVPQTPVDAAACPSQLRQWPVQLHLVSPAAGYFQGANLLIAADCCAFSYGNFHRDFVKDRAVVIACPKLDDTEGYIEKLVNIIKEGNVSSITVVIMQVPCCRGLARIAQEALKRANRPIPYSEKIISIKGEVSG; from the coding sequence ATGGTACTTAGAAAATTTATTGATATTGATGAAGCTAAATGTGATGGGTGTGGTAATTGCGTTGTAGCCTGTGCTGAAGGGGCGCTCCGAATAATCGATGGAAAAGCCAGAGTAATTAAAGAGCAGTTCTGTGACGGGCTGGGCGCCTGTATCGGAGAATGTCCCAAGGACGCTCTGAAAATAGTAACCAGGGATGTTGCCCGGTTTGACGAAACCGCTGTAGAAAAACATCTCAAGGAGAACCGAAAAGTCTGTCCTGGCACTGCTGTTCACGAGTTTCGGGATACGCCTGTTGTTCCTCAAACGCCAGTTGACGCGGCGGCTTGTCCTTCTCAGTTAAGGCAGTGGCCAGTGCAGCTCCATCTTGTTAGTCCTGCCGCGGGTTATTTTCAGGGTGCGAATCTTCTTATTGCCGCAGATTGCTGTGCTTTCAGTTATGGTAATTTTCATCGGGATTTTGTGAAAGATCGTGCCGTTGTTATTGCCTGTCCGAAACTTGATGATACCGAAGGATATATAGAAAAACTGGTAAATATTATAAAAGAAGGAAATGTATCTTCAATTACGGTGGTTATTATGCAGGTTCCCTGTTGTCGGGGATTAGCCCGGATAGCCCAAGAAGCCCTCAAACGTGCTAATAGGCCTATTCCTTATTCTGAAAAGATAATAAGTATAAAAGGGGAGGTGTCGGGTTGA